From Selenomonas sp. AB3002, one genomic window encodes:
- a CDS encoding glutaredoxin domain-containing protein has protein sequence MVKVYSINDCPWCEKVKKYLKSKNVEFEEHNIEENDEDRNACYKLSGDMAVPVTTANDKDFVLGFDKDKINEIVGL, from the coding sequence ATGGTAAAGGTATATTCGATCAATGACTGCCCCTGGTGCGAAAAGGTGAAGAAGTATCTGAAGAGCAAGAATGTAGAGTTTGAAGAGCACAACATCGAGGAAAACGATGAAGACCGCAATGCGTGCTATAAGCTGTCGGGTGATATGGCTGTACCGGTAACCACAGCCAATGACAAAGATTTTGTCCTGGGCTTTGACAAGGACAAAATCAACGAGATAGTTGGTCTCTGA
- a CDS encoding FAD-dependent oxidoreductase, which translates to MTKARIHKNIIIIGAGMAGLTAALYAGRMNLSTLVLENGIVGGQIANATGIENYPGFAKVSGKELMSNLQAQAESFGAEIDEFDMIQRVQLKSTPKLVETDEHIYEADVVIIASGMNRRKLPLPEAGRYANKGVHYCELCDGHMYQDKVIAVMGGGNAAVDAANFLSKYAKKLYLIHRSQLRADEISQQKLLENTKAAVMLETEIKALHGEGRLESIDVFDKKSNQESSIAVDGIFVNIGVEPNSSLFAEELELKDGRIPAGEDCRTKIPGVFAAGDIREKEIRQLTTAAADGTAAALLAEKYIVKLQGGKSEW; encoded by the coding sequence ATGACAAAAGCAAGGATTCACAAGAATATCATCATCATCGGCGCTGGTATGGCTGGCCTGACAGCTGCTCTATATGCAGGCCGTATGAACCTCTCTACCCTGGTTCTGGAAAATGGAATCGTTGGCGGCCAGATTGCCAATGCGACAGGCATTGAGAATTATCCGGGCTTCGCCAAGGTCTCCGGCAAGGAACTGATGAGTAACCTGCAGGCACAGGCAGAAAGCTTTGGCGCTGAGATTGATGAATTTGACATGATTCAGCGGGTGCAGCTGAAGTCCACGCCCAAGCTGGTCGAGACTGATGAGCATATCTACGAAGCTGATGTTGTCATCATTGCCTCCGGCATGAACCGCCGCAAGCTGCCGTTGCCAGAAGCAGGCAGGTATGCCAACAAGGGTGTCCACTATTGCGAGCTCTGCGATGGTCACATGTATCAGGATAAAGTCATCGCTGTCATGGGAGGCGGCAATGCTGCTGTGGATGCTGCCAACTTCCTGTCGAAATATGCGAAGAAGCTTTACCTCATTCACCGTTCCCAGCTGAGAGCCGATGAGATTTCCCAGCAAAAGCTGCTGGAAAATACGAAGGCTGCTGTGATGCTGGAGACAGAGATCAAGGCCCTTCACGGAGAGGGTCGTTTGGAAAGCATAGATGTTTTCGATAAGAAGTCCAATCAGGAGTCAAGCATTGCCGTTGACGGCATCTTCGTCAATATCGGTGTCGAGCCGAATTCCAGCCTGTTTGCAGAAGAACTTGAACTGAAGGACGGACGCATTCCTGCTGGCGAAGACTGCCGCACAAAGATTCCCGGTGTCTTTGCCGCCGGAGATATCCGTGAGAAAGAGATCCGCCAGCTGACCACGGCAGCTGCTGATGGCACTGCTGCAGCCCTGCTGGCCGAAAAATACATTGTCAAATTACAGGGAGGAAAATCAGAATGGTAA
- a CDS encoding Gfo/Idh/MocA family oxidoreductase, protein MKLAILGTGFIVKEGALPALREVPEIEVTAIFARPRSKSVAEGLAVQYGIPKVYTDYDELLASGDVEFVYVGLTNSVHYEYAKKALLAGKHIIMEKPFASTAAEVQELVKLALEKHLYIFEAVTLLHLPNFHAIRERLADLGKITAVMANYSQYSSRYDRYLKGEVLPAFDPELSGGALYDINIYNLNFIIGLFGAPQAVTYEPNIGFNGIDTSGTLLLKYQDFTAVALGAKDSESPCFITMQGEKGWLRVLGAPNALAAFEVSLHGSRTVTRYELNRYPHRMVHEFKEFAALYEARDYAAMEAGLKVSQVVLETAERARKDAGIVFGCDKQ, encoded by the coding sequence ATGAAACTGGCGATTTTGGGAACGGGATTTATTGTGAAGGAAGGGGCACTGCCAGCCCTCAGGGAGGTGCCGGAGATTGAAGTCACGGCCATTTTTGCCCGCCCCAGAAGCAAGAGCGTGGCAGAGGGGCTGGCCGTACAGTACGGCATTCCCAAAGTATATACGGACTATGACGAGCTGCTGGCCAGCGGGGACGTGGAATTTGTCTATGTAGGCCTGACCAACAGCGTGCATTACGAATATGCAAAAAAAGCCCTCCTGGCGGGCAAGCATATCATCATGGAAAAGCCCTTTGCCTCCACAGCGGCAGAGGTGCAGGAACTGGTGAAGCTGGCCCTTGAGAAGCATCTTTATATCTTCGAGGCGGTGACACTGCTGCATCTGCCCAATTTCCATGCCATCAGGGAAAGGCTGGCAGACCTGGGGAAGATCACGGCGGTCATGGCCAATTACTCCCAGTATTCCAGCCGCTATGACAGGTATCTGAAAGGAGAGGTGCTGCCAGCCTTTGACCCGGAGCTTTCCGGTGGTGCTCTTTACGATATCAACATCTACAATCTGAATTTCATCATCGGCCTCTTTGGTGCGCCGCAGGCTGTGACCTATGAGCCAAATATCGGTTTCAACGGCATTGACACTTCCGGTACTCTCCTGCTGAAATATCAGGACTTCACGGCGGTGGCCCTGGGAGCCAAGGACTCTGAAAGTCCTTGCTTCATCACCATGCAGGGAGAAAAGGGCTGGCTGAGGGTGCTGGGAGCGCCCAATGCGCTGGCAGCCTTCGAAGTATCCCTACACGGCAGCAGGACCGTCACCCGTTACGAGCTGAACCGCTATCCCCACCGCATGGTGCATGAGTTCAAGGAGTTTGCTGCCTTGTATGAAGCCAGGGACTACGCCGCCATGGAAGCCGGCCTCAAGGTGTCCCAGGTTGTACTGGAAACCGCCGAGCGTGCCAGGAAGGATGCGGGCATAGTCTTCGGTTGTGACAAACAGTAA
- a CDS encoding VOC family protein, which produces MEKKASYLEHAAVTVADIDWSLKFFQTVLGMTETRRKEKDGNLQQVWLKGGLQLVAAPEDPAAGRGHHLGIVVQDFAAALQEMLAYEGVHPMEGKPEKWVQLPDGLVLELFQEKPGAIEKVLGIEVK; this is translated from the coding sequence ATGGAAAAGAAAGCATCTTATCTTGAACATGCGGCGGTGACCGTGGCGGATATTGACTGGAGCCTGAAGTTTTTCCAGACAGTGCTGGGTATGACCGAGACCCGGCGGAAAGAAAAGGACGGCAACCTCCAGCAGGTATGGCTGAAAGGGGGACTGCAGCTGGTGGCTGCCCCGGAAGACCCGGCAGCGGGCAGGGGACACCATCTGGGCATTGTGGTGCAGGATTTTGCGGCTGCGCTGCAGGAAATGCTGGCCTATGAGGGGGTACACCCCATGGAAGGCAAGCCGGAAAAATGGGTGCAGCTTCCGGACGGGCTGGTGCTGGAGCTGTTCCAGGAAAAGCCGGGAGCCATTGAAAAAGTCCTGGGCATTGAGGTAAAGTGA
- a CDS encoding DMT family transporter codes for MDERKKGLLMVCMGASMWGGSGVAGQYLLQDCGFSTEWLVVSRMLLAGVILLVTDACLYRESIFQIWQDKKDALEVLLFAVFGMLAVQYTYFACIKAGNAATATVLQYLMPVFIVGYTAVRARRLPRYLELICVAMAVGGTFLLVTHGSLDKLSISPLALFWGLASAVAAAFYTMQPKRLIRKWRPTLVVGWGMLLGGLALSFLCPPWNFVGIWHPLAGLIYAYIIIFGTVVAFGCYLGSIKYIQPAEASILGSLEPLSAIVFSLLFLKASFGVMDLLGTALILATVFLLARRGKE; via the coding sequence TTGGATGAACGGAAAAAGGGACTGCTCATGGTATGTATGGGCGCGTCCATGTGGGGCGGCAGCGGTGTGGCCGGGCAGTATTTGCTGCAGGATTGCGGCTTTTCCACGGAGTGGCTGGTGGTGTCCCGGATGCTGCTGGCTGGTGTCATCCTGCTGGTGACAGATGCCTGCCTCTATAGAGAAAGCATCTTCCAGATCTGGCAGGATAAGAAAGATGCCTTGGAAGTGCTCTTGTTTGCTGTTTTTGGCATGCTGGCGGTGCAGTACACCTATTTTGCCTGCATCAAAGCGGGCAATGCGGCTACGGCCACGGTGCTGCAATACCTGATGCCGGTGTTTATCGTAGGTTATACAGCTGTGAGAGCCCGCCGTCTGCCCCGCTATCTGGAACTCATCTGCGTGGCTATGGCCGTGGGAGGAACCTTCCTGCTGGTTACCCACGGCAGCCTGGACAAGTTATCCATTTCGCCCCTGGCCCTGTTTTGGGGATTGGCATCTGCGGTGGCGGCGGCTTTCTACACCATGCAGCCCAAGCGGCTGATCCGCAAATGGCGGCCGACCTTGGTGGTGGGCTGGGGCATGCTGCTGGGAGGACTGGCCCTTTCTTTCCTGTGCCCTCCCTGGAATTTTGTGGGCATTTGGCATCCTCTGGCCGGTCTTATTTATGCTTATATCATTATCTTTGGCACCGTGGTGGCCTTTGGCTGTTATCTGGGCAGCATCAAATACATCCAGCCAGCGGAAGCCAGCATCCTTGGCTCTCTGGAGCCTTTGTCGGCCATTGTCTTTTCCCTGCTGTTCCTGAAGGCCAGCTTCGGTGTCATGGACCTGCTGGGGACGGCTCTGATTCTTGCCACCGTATTCCTGCTGGCCAGACGCGGCAAGGAGTGA